The Kribbella shirazensis genomic interval GGCCGCCGGACCTTCGAGGAGGCCTGGAGCGAGATCAACCGGTCGCTGGAGCGGTTGCAGACCGATCACGTCGACCTGATCCAGATGCACGCCGTCTGCGACCTGGAGAACCTGGACCTCGTCACCGGCAAGGGCGGTTCGCTGGAGGCGGCGATCCGGGCGAAGGACGAGGGTATGGTCCGCGCGATCGGCATCACCGGCCACACGGCCCAGGCGCCGTCGGTGCACACCGAGGGGCTGCGCCGGTTCGACTTCGACAGCGTGCTCACGCCGCTGAACTACAAGCTCTCGACCGATCCGCAGTACGCCGCCGACTACGCGGCGCTGGTCGAGGCCGTCAAGGCGTCCGACGCGGCGCTGATGACGATCAAGATGATCGCCCGGCGGAACTGGCGGGAAGGCGAGCAGAAGGGGTACGACACCTGGTACCGGCCGTTCGACGAGCAGCGCTACATCACCGCCGCGACCGCCTGGCTGCTGAACGGGCACCCGGAGATCACCGGCCTCGCCACCGCGGGCGAGACCCGGCTGCTACAGCAGATGATCGTTGCAGAGCGCGAGCGCGCGGACCTGACGCCGGAGGCCGCGGCGTCGATCCTCGACGAGGTCCAGGACTACGAGTCGCCGTTCGTCGACATGCCCATCTGACGTGGCCCAGGTCACATACGAGACTCCGCATTCCGGTCAGGTCGTACGGCGTACGAGATCGGCCGGCGCCCTGCACCGGGGTGCGGGAACAAGTTGCGGACCCGTCGGTGTTGACTACGGCGTACTCATCTACTTTCGGAGGTCGTAGTGGCAACGGTCGAGCTGACCCAGGACAACTTCAACGAGGTGGTCGGTGGCGACGGTCTCGTACTGGTGGATTTCTGGGCCGAGTGGTGTGGCCCGTGCAAGATGTTCGGACCGGTTTTCGAGAAGTCGTCCGAGCAGCACACGGACATCACCTTCGGCAAGGTCGACACCGAGGCTCAGGGCGAGCTGGCGCAGGCCTTCCAGATCCGCTCCATCCCGACCCTGATGGCGGTTCGTGACGGCGTCGTCCTGTACTCGCAGGCCGGAGCGCTGCCGGCCGCGAGCCTGGAGGACCTGATCGGTCAGCTGCGCGCGGTCGACATGGACGAGGTCAAGGCCCAGATCGCCGCCCACGAGGCCGAACACGGCACCGAGCCGCACACGCACTGATCAAGCTCAACCGATCCGGGAGTTCTCACCGAGCTCCCGGATCAGTTGTGTTCCAGGCTCAGTACTCCCTGGAGCTGAGGACGCAGAACTCGTTGCCCTCCGGGTCGGTCAGGACCGTCCAGGAGGTGTCCTCGGGCTGGCCCACGTCGGCCCGGCGGGCGCCGAGGGACTCCAGGCGGGCGATCTCGGCGTCGCGGTCCTGGCTGGTGTGGGGCGCGAAGTCGAGGTGCAGGCGGTTCTTCACCGTCTTGCCCTCGGGGACCTTCACGAAGACCATCCCGGGCCCGATCCGGTCCCACGGGATGTCTTTGACCGTGTCCGGCTCGACCCAGCCGGGGATGTTCACGCATTCCTCGTCGGACTCGATGATCGTCTTCCAGCCGATTGCCTCGGCCCACCACGCGGCCTGCTTGCGGACGTCGTGGCAGTCGATCACGAGGGTGTACCAGCGCAGTGTCATGAACGGCACGGTCCCACGGCCCACCGACAGAAAAGAGCGGGCCCTGGGCAGGAGAAAGACGCCAGGGCCCGCTCTCGAGGCTGACCGGAGCGGCGACAGGGTGGCCGTAGGTGGCGCGGGCAGGTGAGGCGCTGCCCGAGAAGGGCTCACCGAGGGGCGCTCGAGGTGACGGTCAGCGGGACGGAGGGGCCACGTCGTTGGAGCCCCTCCAGGTCGGATCAGCGGAGCGGGTTGAACGGTCGCAACTCCTCCGGGGTCCGTCCGGTCGTGATGGTCTCGGCCAGCAACTGACCGGTGATCGGGCCGAGCGTGATGCCCCACATGCCGTGCCCGCCGGCCGCGAACACCCGCGGCGACGCGGTCGCACCGATCAGCGGCAGACCGTCGGGGGTGCAGGGCCGCGGCCCGACCCACTCGAAGGTCCGCGCGTCCAGGTCGGCGTCGCGCAGCAGCGGCCGGGCCGCCTCGACGATCGCGTCGATCCGCCGCGGGTCGAGCTTCGCGTCGGGCTTGCGGAACTCCATCATCCCGGCGACCCGGAGCCGGTCGCCCAGCGGCGTGCAGGCGATCCGCTGCGCCGGGAAGTACACCGGGCCGGCCGGTACGTGGGCCATCGGCACGCTGAAGCTGTACCCGCGACCCGCCTGGACGACGGTCCGCACGCCGTACTGCCGCGCCAGGTCGCCCAGCCACGCGCCGGTCGCCATCACGACCGCGTCGAACGGATCGGTCTCGCCGTCGCCGGTGATCAGCCGGACGCCGCGGATCTCGTCGACGATGTCGCGTACGTCGACACCGGTGATGATCTGGCCACCGCGGGCGACGACCGAGTCGGCGAGCAGGTTGACGTACTCGCCGGGGTTGATGAACCGCTGGCCGTGCAGCCGGATCGCCGCCCCGATCTGGTCGGACAGCGACGGCTCGATCTCGCGGGCGTCGTCACCGCTGATCGCCTCGAACTCGATGCCCTGGCCGGCGGCGTGGATCTGCTCGATCTCCTCGAGCAGCACCTTGCGCTCCTCGACGGTGCGGTACGCGGCCAGGAACGACTTGGCCTCGTACGTCTGCGCCTCGACGCCGGCCTTCGCCAGGAAGTCGAACGCGGTCAGGGCCTGCCGGTTGATCGGGACCAGCGCGTCCATCGCGGTCTTCCAGCGTCCGGCGGTGCTGTTGCGAGCGAAGCGGGTGAGGAATTTGAGGAGCCGCGGGCTCGCGGTCGGTGGAACGTACACCGGCGAGGAGGGGCTCAGCACCGC includes:
- a CDS encoding aldo/keto reductase yields the protein METRRLGRLGHQSSVLIYGAASLGGVDQDRADASIQEALDAGINHFDVAADYGDAELRLGPRMPEIRDRIFLATKTGRRTFEEAWSEINRSLERLQTDHVDLIQMHAVCDLENLDLVTGKGGSLEAAIRAKDEGMVRAIGITGHTAQAPSVHTEGLRRFDFDSVLTPLNYKLSTDPQYAADYAALVEAVKASDAALMTIKMIARRNWREGEQKGYDTWYRPFDEQRYITAATAWLLNGHPEITGLATAGETRLLQQMIVAERERADLTPEAAASILDEVQDYESPFVDMPI
- the trxA gene encoding thioredoxin yields the protein MATVELTQDNFNEVVGGDGLVLVDFWAEWCGPCKMFGPVFEKSSEQHTDITFGKVDTEAQGELAQAFQIRSIPTLMAVRDGVVLYSQAGALPAASLEDLIGQLRAVDMDEVKAQIAAHEAEHGTEPHTH
- a CDS encoding VOC family protein, which produces MTLRWYTLVIDCHDVRKQAAWWAEAIGWKTIIESDEECVNIPGWVEPDTVKDIPWDRIGPGMVFVKVPEGKTVKNRLHLDFAPHTSQDRDAEIARLESLGARRADVGQPEDTSWTVLTDPEGNEFCVLSSREY
- a CDS encoding NAD(P)/FAD-dependent oxidoreductase, whose product is MTTAGSPASTHIVPDRVAVVGAGMVGLATAWFLQEAGVEVTVLDRDGVAAGASWGNAGWLTPGLATPLPEPAVLKYGVRAVLSPSSPVYVPPTASPRLLKFLTRFARNSTAGRWKTAMDALVPINRQALTAFDFLAKAGVEAQTYEAKSFLAAYRTVEERKVLLEEIEQIHAAGQGIEFEAISGDDAREIEPSLSDQIGAAIRLHGQRFINPGEYVNLLADSVVARGGQIITGVDVRDIVDEIRGVRLITGDGETDPFDAVVMATGAWLGDLARQYGVRTVVQAGRGYSFSVPMAHVPAGPVYFPAQRIACTPLGDRLRVAGMMEFRKPDAKLDPRRIDAIVEAARPLLRDADLDARTFEWVGPRPCTPDGLPLIGATASPRVFAAGGHGMWGITLGPITGQLLAETITTGRTPEELRPFNPLR